ATGAAATTAGAATGTAGGTATGGAGAAAACTATTTGAGACTTTTCACAttgcttttttaaatgaataatttacAAAATTACTTTTACCAAAAGAAGGTACTTCACATATAATTTGGGATATCTTGTTCTTCTGTTTAAGAAAGAGAAGCTAGACTAGATGATGGgttattaactttttttgtgtgtcacaaTCACTTTGTGCAGTCTGGTGAAGGCTGTGACCTCCctatcagaataatgtttttaatgtataaaataaaaatatataggattaaaaaggaaactataGCTatcaaaatgtatatatttaagtTCATGTATTCCAGATAAAGAATCCTTATATTAATTCTCTCTAGGGTCCCATCTAATCCTAAATCCCCTGATCCCATGTATATTCTAAGCAATTAATGCTAATTTGggaatacattttaattttgctattaaaaaaatgagaccttaatttttttctattttatattgcTTTGTCATGCTTAATAATTGGATCCAGTAAGACATTTATTTACATGAGAAATTTTATATGATCATTTATTATATATCACTTAAAATATTTGTGTCAGTTGTCAAGAGAACAACATCTAAAGTTAGAGTTGTAAACTTGACTCATTTCTTACTCAGAAAACtgttgaaactaaaaaaaaaatagtttcctCTGTTTCTAATAAGTTAGCACAAGCCCAAATTATTCGTAATTACATCCTTGTTATAGCTTTAAACTTCACTCACCATTAAAGAAATGGGCATATACGTTGCAGCTAATCAGATGTGTGATTGTGTGGTTTCCTTTCTTGgaacaaaataatctttctttcaAGGAGGGGATACTATTCTGTTGGGATGGTTTGTCTGAAGGTTTTTAGTATGACAGATTGACTTTAAGTTACCCTATTGGACATctggtttgaaatgtccaataagcagttggtgatgtgggattgGAACTTAAGAGAGACACTAGACTGGATGTATAGATCTAGAAATCATTTATAGAGATAGTAATTGAAGCTTTAAGAGAATAGGAGATGAACAAGGAAgattttagagaaaaaagagaagagcgTCTAGGACAGAGCCTTTGAGGGATACACACAGGTAATGGTAGTTTAATATGGTTGAAGATCCAGCAAATGAAATTGAGATGAAGACCTCAGATAGtagggaaaaaaccaaaaaagtcaCAGACAAGAGAATATCCAGAAAAGGGTTgtcaaaaagcatttcttagtGAAATGTTTCCAATTTAAAAATCCCTTTTAAACCAGATAATTCTACATAGCATACCTGTAATATCAAAAACTAACAAAAAGTCTTACCTGAATCCTCAAGTATTATCCATTTAAGAATGATCATATATAAcatttttctctattctttttttaGATAATGTATGCTGAATTTAAGCACAGTCTGATAGGAAGCTATCTTAAGCCTCCAGATAAAATAACTAACCCTTCGTTTGCATACTGTGAAGCAGTACCTCAAGCTAATCTGCCTAAGAAGTTACAACCCCTTTCTACTCCAAACAGCCATGGTAAGGCTAAtataattcttcattttatattattaCAATGTCTTATTTCTTGAATGAAATAAAGCATTATATGTGCTTGTGATAAACCAAATTCCTAACAGATATTTATACTTAATTTCATTTAAGTATGAATTTCCCAAAATCATgttattctgtatttttcttagcattttatttatgcattttaaaataataatgagtaACTATAATAAACAATATTTCTTGCAATAGGGTTATATACAAAGTCTTAGATGTTTAATATAAAAGCAGTATAAATGCATGGCTTATTATAAACCAGTGTATTTTAACAGTGAtttgaaatctttcatttttctttgattttattaatctttctttaaaatacttCCAATATTCTTCAGACTCTTTGCTTATTATTATGGGTATCTTAAAATGTAgtttaataaataagaaatattaaacttAATGATAATTACCAAGAAACATAGTCTGTCATGAATATTCAAATGCTGGAAAATACCAATGAACCTTATTGGGTAGTATTGCAATAATATGACATTCATATTTCCTAACAAGGTTAATAACACTACATAGAGTCACATGTCAAAATTGCTAATTTTAGGGCCCCCTGATATAGAATTGGGGGCTTTTGAATTAGCAGAGGAAGGAGGAGTGGGAGAGTGCTGGAAGAAAATGGTCAGTGAGCTTGTtttggagacaaaaaaaaaaaaggtttatatTAGCATTTTAAGCTACAATGTCATATTGCTAACTCCtttttaagcttttttaaaaaaatcttttccctaAGAATTGTTGTCTAATCATATTTTACTCATCCTGTACTTCTGAACTTGACCTTTGGAACATTTGGAGACAAGACCCATAATTGGCTGCTGTAAGGAAAGTGGGATGTAACCTATCTTCCAACCCTCTTATTGGTTGATCAGACACCTTCTTAGGTCAGTTCACCTTATCCCTGGGGTCAGACTACTTTTGGAGACCACTGTTCTGGAGGGGAGACTATACttgtagttttgtttttgtttttagaaactATTCTTTGGGAAAATTACATTCCAGCTATCTCTAATCAACTAAATCAGCTATAGAGTTGAGACATATTACGTGTTAGAGttatataaatttcatttaaaaattagacaATCTAATTACTTGGAAGGAACACTGAATTTGGTGTTAGAACACCCAACATTGAGTCCTGAGTATGTCGTAGGAGCTGTATGAAtgttctgagcttcagtttcctcatctgtaaaatggaggtgataattcTTAGACTATCTCCCTCAAAGaagggttgtgaggataaaatgaagtcatatatgtaaaatgggaacctAAAAAGTCacatagaaatgtgagctgttatatatttgatataatgTTTCTTCACAAAGGCAGCATAGAGTGATAAATAGAGAGTTGACCTAGCAGGCAAGAAGACCTTAattcaagttctacctctgacacattctgGTTGTGTTCCTttaaagcaagtcacttaacttctcagtgttctagacaCCTCTTTAAAACAATAAGTTGCAAATAAAGGACagatctgaattggtagaggaagttcctctGGAAATTTTACATTCCAGTGAAATCATAGTTCCAGGTCCTATCCTCTATTTCTCCAATTCAACTTTTTATGTTTCTAGATAAACCTTCAGTTCTACAGAGAGAAAGACATTTTCTGATCCAGAGAATAAAGTAGTAGTTACTGGAAGATGATATAATGTATTTATGAGCTATGAACTTTCCTGAACTGAAAAAGACAATATCTACCTCAAGGAGATCACTTTttaatccatcaacaagcatttattagatatttactatgttccaggtaccatGCAAAGCAgtgagaatataaatataaaaaaggataCAATCCCTGCTCTCCATGAGTTTAATTCTAATCATATGATGATACTTCTCACTTTTTTCCCCCCAAGAACCAAAATCTAACATCAAATGCCAGTTGTATAGTAAACCTCTTATAGCAGGCAGAATATCACAAATGCTTTTTTGTACAAAAGTCTGACGATTTAGTGAAGTACTTTGCATATTAGgtactcaacaaatgtttattggttgaacAGTTGACAGTCTCTTCAAGCACTTGGGAAATAACACATTTGAATTATTCAAACtcttgccaagtcctgtcaattttacctttgtaacatctctcacgTGTCCCCTTCTCTTGTCTGATGCTGCCATcactctggtgcaggccttcatcacctcaccactggactattgcagtaaccTGCTTctgggtctgcctgcttcaaatctctttccactccaatccataCTCCGTTCAGTCACTAAAATAAACTGACCATGTCATCctactacatatacatacacttaatAAACTGTAGTGGCTTTCTATTGTCTCcaggttcaaatataaaaattctgtctttggcattcaaagttctttataacctagcccccttcTACCTTTTCAACATTCTTTCATCTTATTCCCCACCATGCATTCTTTGgtctagtgacactggtctccttcaatcagtaaatattttttaagtgccaggcactgtactgagagCGGggagatacaaaaggaggcaaaagacagtccctaccctaaaggagcccacagtctaatagaggagacaacatgaaaagcaagttatatacaggataagtaggaaacaGCAGGGTAAGGCACTAGAAGTAAGAGGAATTAGGAAAGACATTTTGTAAAAAATAGGAAGTTAAGTAAGTCAGTCGGTGGAGTTAAGAAGGAAgattattccaggcatgggggacaagagaaaatatctggagccaagagatagagGATCTTGTTCATGAGGCAGgtaagaggccagtgtcactgaatcatgAGTACGTGGCTGGGAATAAAGCATAAAAATTCCTTGCTATTGTTCCCCATTGCTGGAATTCTCTCTCGCGCCCTTTAAGTGCCGACTAATATCTTGTTCTCTACAGGAACCTTTTCCAACatatcttaattctagtgtctttgctctgttaattatttcttatttatcgtatatataccttgtttgtacatatttgtttgttatttgttctctcctccattagattttgcctccttgagggcagggatggtctttcacctcttttttatccccagtggttggttagcacagtgcctgacaaatagcAGCCACTTAaattttcattgattgattgattgaaaactGAGTTTGTATATTCTAACCTAAGATTCTaagcctgtttcatttttttccttcttgaaattCATAGcatattttccaaatttgcttGTTTATGCAATTATACAGTAAGCcttaaaatgactaatatgtatGATCTTAGAGATAAGGTTTTTATATATTGTTAAAAATAAGCAATTCACCCTGTTTAGCCTTGTTCATATTTTTAACTTTGGGAGTATAACATTTGAAATCTTTTGTTAACTTGGTAATTACAAATAGTAtgccactcttttttttttcctagcacAATACTGCTATTAAAAATCCTCACTTATAGGGTTAATAGGtaatattgaatttttttccccccaaCAGCTATTTTGTTGGCTCTGAAAACTCTTCAGGATAAGATTCATCAACTAGAATTAGAGAGGACACAAGCTGAAGATAACCTGAATACCCTTTCCCAAGAAGCTGCGTTGTATAAAAAAGCTTTGCTTAATGAAAATAATGAGCGAGACCTGGCACACCAAGAACTGATAAAGCAGAGAAAAGGTGAGGTTGTCCAGTAATTTTCAGAAACAGAAAGGTTATTATTGTTTCACTGATTTTGTCTTACCCCCTGTTATCAACATTGACAGTAGCCCATagcaggtaagtgacttgctcagaagtcACACTGCTAATTAGTGGTAGAGGAAGAACCAAAATTTAGGAGTCTTGAATCtaaaactcttttctttctttttttttaaattaattaatttatttttagatttcaacattcatttcctcaaaattttgagttccaatttttctcaccatttctcccctcccctctccccataataccttgcattctgattaccccttccctcaatgtaccctcccttctatcaatgtaccctcccttctatcacaccccaccctttctttatccctatcttctctcttctcttgtggggcaagataaatttctgtaccccattacctgtgttttttatttcccagttatatgcaataataattctcaacattggtTTCTAGTATTTTGAATTcgaacttctctccttccttccctacccatccccactaagaaggcaagcaattcaatacaggctatataagtgtcgttttgcaaaagacttccataacaatcatgttgtgtaatactaactattttgccctctatcctaccctgtacCCCCaccttttttctctcatttgaccttgtcccttcccaaaagtgtttacttctagttactcccttctcccatttgccctctcttctatcatccacctcaccccacttgtcacttcctcccctactttcctgtagtgtaagatagattttcataccatattgagtgagcatgtcattccctccttaagccatatgtgaaaagagtaagcttcacttttcccctttcatcatctcccttttctcctccactgaacaggatttttcttatctcttttatgagttatagcctgccccattccatttctccctttctccccccattattttcctccctcaccccttaatttttatttcattattattatttttttatggatatcatttctgattcaactcaacctgtactctgtgtgtgtgtgcatgtatgtgtataagtgtgatccctccacctacccaaatactgagaaaagtctcaagagttacaaatattatctttccatgtaggaatgtaaacagtgcagctttagaaagtcttttatgatttctctttcctgtttaacttttcatgcttctcttgattcttgtgtttgaaagtcaaattttctgttcagttctgttcttttcatcaagaaagtcctctatatcattgaatgaccattttttcccttgaagtattatactcagttttgctgggtaggtgatttttggttttaatctcagttcctttgacttctggaatatcatactctacactctttgatcccttaatgtagaagctgccagatcctgtgttatcctgattatacttCCAccatactggaattgtttctttctagctgcttgcagtattttctccttgacctgggaaatctgaaatttggccacagtattcctgagagtttctcttttttggatccctttcaggacgtgatcagtggattctttcaatattcattttgccctctggttctaaaatatcagggcagttttccttgataatttcatggaagataatgtctaggctctttttttgatcttggctttcaggtagtcccataattttaaaattgtctctcctggatctattttccaggtcagttgtttttcctatgagatgtcacattattttctattttttcaaaattttggttttgttttttaactgcttggtttatctcatagtctttagcttccctgaactcaattctcccttttaaagaattattttgttcactgAGCTTTTaaaccttgttttccatttggctaattctgctttttaaaacctccttctccgcattgactttttggacctctttttccaattgagttagcctctttttaaaggtgttattttccttagcatttttttggttcttctttagcaggctactgacatgcttttcaagctcttgtATGGTCTGAGgccattttatattcattttgggggTACTGAAgccagaggccttgacttctctgacagtatgctttgttcttcctcatccgaaaagatggaaggagacatTTGTTCACTCAGAAaataaccttctgtggtcttattttttttcccctttttggggcattttccctgccagttacttgacttctgaatcttttgtcaagaggagggtcctagtgcttctcttcttcccagtacaaggctgagattcaaatcagttgctcaattctctgctttccccccactccccatcccacagggctttgggtgggggcagggctgccactgagggctgagatcagatcagctgctctattcccccaggggctttgggtagGGGCAGGACTGCCACTGAGGACTGAAAAACTCTTTTCATTGTGCCAAATGTTATGTAACATCATAGTTTTTTTGTGTCTGTGTAGCTTATTTGGTTAAAGCATAGTCCTTGCACCAGAGTCGTTATTATCCATATTTAGAATAATTAGTTTTGATCCATTTCATCTTCACAGACTAGAAAAGTAGCCTATAGCAGTCATGTAGGTATAGCTCAAAAGTGGTATGGGGTAAAATAACCTGCAAATAATTGCAAATTAATGATAGTCACATGATTCCACTTGTAAGGAAAGATGAAGTCTCTGAAGTTAAATGTGAGAATGGAGTACCAACTACttatttgcttctttctctttttcatagaTATAAGTGCACAGCTCAGTGCTACCCAGACTCGCTGTTCTATTCTAGAAAAACAACTGGAACTCACAAAGAAAATGGTTTTGAATGCAGAACAGGAAAAGAATTTTACCCTACAACCACAACAGGTACATCTATTTTATATAAGCAGTGATAGCAGAAAAGAGTTCAGACTCCTAAAACTACACCTCATTCCAATGTCATTTTGATACATTATCAAAGTCtcataatttaaaagttataagGGATCTTAATGGCCATTTAATCTAAGTGATACCTGAATGGAATCCCCACTATGATACTCCTGCAAGTGAACTACACAGACTCAAACAAAGAACTCCAATGAAAGGGAACCCACTATTTCTGAAGACAACCCAACCATACCTCCCCCATCTTTGATTACATCTTACTAAATTCAGCCTAATGCTCTATCctgccaagatctttttggataccTGCCTGTCATCCAATGTGTTAGCTTCCCCTTCCAGATTTGTGACATCTGTAAATTTGATGAGTATGTCATCCCTTCCTTTACCCTGGTCATTGATAAAAGTGTTAAACACCACAGGGTCAAGGACACATCCGGGCAATATTTGCTAAAGTCTAAACAAACTATAATATTCCTCTTATCTGTAAGTTTAGTTGCCCTATCAAAAAAGTCCATAAGGCTAGTTTAGCATTTCATCTATCATTTTTATTCACATTCTTTTGGGTTTATATAATCTTCATTTCTCAATATatacctctttcctctctctcccagagAACTATTCCTTATAACCAagatttttacaaagaaaaaaaatccagttcagcaaaactaaccaaaatattaataaaatcctACATTATGCagtcatcccttccacatcatgggggttTTGGATTGCAGCACGCCTGCAATCTAGAAAATCCACATAAATTTTTTTGGCATtctcttcataccagagaaaaattctgaattattatgatattaaaagataaaatatattgatattacaCAATACTACacttgtattttatgcatttttgagtttctaaactttttctctgtctgctggccttcatatGTCGTCTGTGGCTTCCGCATAACTTTATTCAAATTCCTATTCCAGCCTTCGATTTATTGAAACCACAGTAGGGAAAGTTGTGGTGTGGAAGGCATAAATGTATACAGTGTTTCACTTCCTTAGTTCCCCACTTCTGCGAAAAAAAGAAAGGTGGtactcttctttggggccaaggtTGTCAGTATAATTTCACTgcattcagtttttatttttttgttgttctttccatttccattgttgtgATAATTGtgcaaattgttttcctggttctgcttatttcactttgcctcCATTCATTTAAGTCTCCCCATACTTGTcttcattcattgtttcttacagcatataatattaatcatattcatatgccacatttTGTTTATCCTGAGCCCTCCAgtcaacatacatttatattGTTTCCAACTCTGCTACTTCTTGAAGTAGTAAAAGTCTTACTGGCTCTTTGtagttccttctttctttgttatgtggactttgttttcttccatgTTTTGAATTTGGAACTTTTGCCTTTCTCCTGTCCCACTGCACCTATTCTCCCATTTCCTGTGATCTTTCAGATAGCATTGATAATGTCTAAGGACTCACATTTGCCAGTTTTCCCTAGGGATGTAGTTCATCGAGACCAGGTGTCTTCAATTTATTAAGAGTAACTCGGAGCTCTCTTTATCCTTGCTAAAACATTCTGATAGCCGTTTCTGTTCTCTTGTATCTGGTGCAGAAGAGacagaagtaaaacaaaatttgAGAAGCTCTgtgttttcattgttttcagGTTTCCCTGTCACATCCATCCCAAGTAGCAGCCCCTTGTCTTCGTGTATCTACTATTCCTCAATATAGGTTTTTGGGTTTAATCTTTTCTTGTCCTTATCACCAGCCTCAGATCATTCTGAGCTTTAATATTCTTAATACTGTTGTTATAGAACCATCCTTGTTCTCAGTGCTATtgatccttccttccatcttttccacttgttttttatgtttattttactCTACGTTTTCCAGATaccaaaggggaaaagagagcatTTCGGTATTCACAGTAGAATATAAAAGTTTTTGTATGGATATGAAAATATACAGCTTGCTTTTGTTAAGATTTATGACAGATTCACTAtgttaattttgaaatttttctgcTTGTCTGAGTTTTCATCTGAATTTCCTTTTGTGCTCTTAAGTTCAGTCACCTTTTTATGTTTcaaactttcattattttttttggcCAAAATGTAAATTTTGCATTCATATGCAACAATTTCtatagccatttcccagttgatgtgCACTTGCTTTATTTCCTATTCTTTCccacaacaaaaagaactggtataaatatttttatgcaaattAGTTCTTTTTGACctcattctaaaatatatagagaactgaattaaatttataagaatataaatcattctccaattgacaaatggtcaaaggatatgaataggcagttttcacatgaatttaaagctatctatagtcatataaaaatgttctaaatcactattgattagagaaatgcaaatcaaaacaactctgaggtaccacatcacacctatcagattgcctaacatgacaaaacaggaaaatgagaaatactggagaagatgtcagaaaattggaacactaatgcattgttggtggagttgtgaactgatccagccattctggagagcaatttggaactacgcccaaagggctataaaactgtccatgccctttgacccagcaatcccaCTTGTAGGtctgtctgtatcccaaagagatcagacagatgggaaaaggacccacatgtacaaaaatttttatagcagctctttttgtggtggccaagaattggaaattgaagggatgcctatcaattggggaatggctgaacaagttttggaatatgaatgtaacagCATgctgttgttccataagaaatgataagcaggtggacttgagaaaaacctggaaggacatatatgaactgatgctgagtgaagtgaacagaactaagagaacattatatacagtaacaggcacattgtgtgatgaccaagtttcatagacttatctcttcttagcaatgaaaggatctaagacaactccaaaagactaatgTTGGAAAATGCtctctacatccagaaaaagaattatggagtctgaatgcagatcaaagaatactatttgcgctctctctctctctctttgttttttctttctcatgattcctcccattggttctaattcttctttgcagcatgactaatgtgaaaatacatttaatgtaAATGTGTATCTGaaacctctatcagattgcagTTGTGTTGGAgtgggggagaaaatgtggaactcagaatcatatggaagtgaatgttgaaaactaaaaacttaattaaaaaaccaaattagctctttttcctctttaattctCTTTGATTATAGATCTAGTGGTgttatcactgggtcaaagggtatacgtACTTTAGTGACTTTGTGTATATAGTTTGATTAAGTCTtaatgatttggagaatttttttacATGGCTctatagcttagatttcttcctttgatgactgcctcttcatatcctctGATCATATATCTACTATGAAGggctcttgtttttatatatttgaaatggttttttatatatcttggatagaGACTTTTATcggagaaacttgctgcaaagatgtTTTCCTAGGTAACTGTTAGTATGCATGGAAAGAAGCCAGTACAGTGACACAGAGAGGGAAGATGTAGTGTCTTggatgaggaacagaaagaaggctgCACTAGAGAAAATTTTccaggaaggaaaataaaggacAGTAGAGTTGGAAAGGCAAGTCGGGGTCAAATTGtgaaagtcactggagtttactgagtagtattgagagtgatgtggtcagatttaTACAAATCCCTTGGTTGCTGTGAGGAGGAGGGcttagagaaaggagagacaaacTACAACAATCCAGGCACCTGAATAGTACAGTAGAGAAAGCCTGGACTTGGAGGATGACTctagtttgaatcctgcctcagacacttactctcaatcagtaaacattaagaATCTACTGGGCACTTTACTgtgtgttagggatacaaaaagaggcaaaaggtagtgtctgtcctcaaagagcttacaatctaatggaagagaaaatatgcaaacaaatagatacaaagaaagctataaacaagataaataagaaaaaaattaaaaggaaggtACCAGAGTTAAGGAGGTTGGGAAAGTCTTCTAGTAGATTTCATAGGGACATAAAAAAAGCCAGAGTGGGGTGgtgccaagatggcggagtagaaagatgcatatactctagctcttcccccacagcccattaaatacctgtaaagaatgactctcaacaaactctagagcagcagaagccatagaactatggagtggaagagacttccagcccagggtgacctggaaggttgatggggaaagttctgttgcaccagacacggagtggagcccagcccaccCTTGATATTGAGTAGGGaagaggactggagcaggcctcgggggtgaaatccccagcagcagcaggggggttttacagatccctcaacccacaggcaccaaaggtcagtgagagggctttttcagctggccaagaagggcgCAGGGTCCCCCCCATAGCTCAGGACCCAACAGGGGCAACAGAGGCCTCAGAGGGAGCTTTCAGGCAGCAGTGACATTCCTTGTTGAAGGCCTCATGGTAatgcccctgggggaattgagcagctgatcttaatctcacactgaatggcggccctgcc
The DNA window shown above is from Notamacropus eugenii isolate mMacEug1 chromosome 2, mMacEug1.pri_v2, whole genome shotgun sequence and carries:
- the CEP57L1 gene encoding centrosomal protein CEP57L1 isoform X8 yields the protein MWGSDEIMYAEFKHSLIGSYLKPPDKITNPSFAYCEAVPQANLPKKLQPLSTPNSHAILLALKTLQDKIHQLELERTQAEDNLNTLSQEAALYKKALLNENNERDLAHQELIKQRKDISAQLSATQTRCSILEKQLELTKKMVLNAEQEKNFTLQPQQHQWEKSQDQMKLNAKLEKLEVLEKECVRLTTTQKTAEEKIKHLEQKLIEEEHQRKLIQDSAVQLQTGLEINRILMSSVLPSQQTKKKKSAKMRTLAEEESSDLFIVKLDWIQTQVFLTCKSRLIFFLHQQLI
- the CEP57L1 gene encoding centrosomal protein CEP57L1 isoform X9, with protein sequence MWGSDEIMYAEFKHSLIGSYLKPPDKITNPSFAYCEAVPQANLPKKLQPLSTPNSHAILLALKTLQDKIHQLELERTQAEDNLNTLSQEAALYKKALLNENNERDLAHQELIKQRKDISAQLSATQTRCSILEKQLELTKKMVLNAEQEKNFTLQPQQHQWEKSQDQMKLNAKLEKLEVLEKECVRLTTTQKTAEEKIKHLEQKLIEEEHQRKLIQDSAVQLQTGLEINRILMSSVLPSQQTKKKKSAKVTV